From a region of the Anaerolineales bacterium genome:
- a CDS encoding roadblock/LC7 domain-containing protein, protein MVTRQSELLRVLGQVANELPQPHWVALVDSNGLVMSCVPTVPPVPVDTIAAMTAALAQIGQRSLTELEGGRLRVVSATGAKRQQVVVLLKGEHLLCVGLGPDVSTQATFAPLSRWVPELLEVLDRRFS, encoded by the coding sequence ATGGTGACTCGCCAATCGGAGCTGCTCCGGGTGTTGGGCCAGGTGGCGAACGAGCTCCCCCAACCGCATTGGGTGGCTTTGGTCGATAGCAACGGCCTGGTGATGTCGTGCGTGCCGACGGTGCCTCCCGTCCCGGTCGACACGATCGCCGCCATGACCGCCGCCCTGGCCCAAATCGGCCAGCGGTCCCTGACCGAACTCGAAGGCGGCCGCTTGCGGGTGGTGAGCGCCACCGGAGCCAAACGCCAGCAGGTCGTGGTCCTGCTCAAGGGCGAGCACTTGCTGTGCGTGGGGCTTGGGCCTGACGTCTCCACCCAGGCCACCTTCGCCCCGCTCAGCCGCTGGGTGCCGGAATTGCTGGAGGTGCTCGACCGTCGCTTTTCCTGA